One window of the Cryptococcus neoformans var. grubii H99 chromosome 12, complete sequence genome contains the following:
- a CDS encoding galactokinase yields MFKMGPEELRPVPAFHNLNEIYNTEEALQRERQRWSALVQTFVKEFGGQPNYIVRAPGRVNVLGEHIDYSLFPVLPAAIEQDIIVGIRPTVTFPNKVSVSLANVVKSYPNAELQLACDQESWSLKVPLPSKVKGWERYVIAVLLECLERFAEQLQDGAASMEVMVSGTVPEGAGLSSSAAFVVSVIMAFLVANGLQEGVSKVQVVDIAMAAEHRLGLKSGGMDQAASILSVPNSLLHLSFYPSLRPATLPLPSSLTLVITNSMAPHSLADSAEDRYNLRVVENLCATRILLHAFGADAGVLSTTQRGSTGRLWLREALEHWAEDAHMDEETVYRDLLARIVGVLGKKGRDKSGWTRDQMVEESGMTAADFEATFLAFIPIRATRFYLLQRVQHTLEESLRVCSFKGLCETSMATFDSRAGETGLAKELGALITASHVSMRDLYEATVPEVDDLQSLCLQCGSLGSRQTGGGWGGAVISLLPADRASDFLRKVRKMYGLYRGLSVDELDKAAFISVPGSGAGFYPLMEGSKIV; encoded by the exons GGAAGCTCTTCAGCGGGAGAG GCAAAGGTGGAGCGCTCTAGTTCAAACTTTTGTAAAAGAGTTTGGCGGGCAACCCAACTATATTGTTCGAGCACCGGGAAGAGTCAATGTGTTAGGGGAGCATATAGATTACTCGCTCTTT CCTGTACTCCCCGCAGCAATCGAACAAGATATTATCGTCGGAATTCGCCCCACTGTAACGTTCCCAAACAAGGTGTCCGTTAGTCTGGCCAACGTCGTCAAGTCATATCCAAACGCTGAGCTCCAGCTTGCTTGCGATCAAGAATCGTGGTCGTTAAAGGTACCGCTTCCAAGCAAGGTGAAAGGGTGGGAGCGATACGTCATCGCTGTTTTATTAGAGTGTTTGGAGAGGTTTGCGGAGCAATTGCAAGACGGTGCTGCAAGTATGGAAGTCATGGTCTCTGGTACGGTGCCTGAAGGAGCTGGGCTAAGT AGCTCGGCGGCTTTTGTTGTCAGCGTCATCATGGCATTCCTTGTTGCCAATGGTTTACAGGAGGGAGTGAGCAAAGTGCAAGTTGTAGATATCGCCATGGCCGCGGAACACCGCTTGGGGCTTAAGAGCGGTGGTATGGAC CAAGCCGCTTCTATCCTTTCTGTTCCCAACAGCTTGCTCCACCTTTCCTTTTATCCGTCTCTCAGACCCgcaactcttcctcttccttcgtcGCTCACATTAGTCATTACCAACTCGATGGCACCTCATTCGCTAGCCGATTCTGCTGAAGACCGCTACAATCTTCGAGTCGTTGAAAATCTTTGCGCTACCCGTATCCTGCTTCACGCATTTGGTGCGGATGCGGGTGTTCTCTCCACGACGCAGCGAGGATCAACCGGTCGACTTTGGCTTCGTGAGGCGCTTGAGCATTGGGCAGAGGATGCTCACATGGATGAGGAAACTGTTTATCGGGATCTGCTCGCTCGTATTGTAGGAGTTCTCGGCAAAAAAGGTCGCGACAAGAGTGGTTGGACCAGAGATCAGATGGTAGAAGAAAGTGGTATGACAGCAGCGGACTTTGAGGCAACGTTCTTGGCGTTCATTCCTA TCCGTGCCACGCGGTTCTACCTGTTGCAGCGGGTGCAACATACCCTCGAAGAGTCACTTCGGGTCTGCAGCTTCAAAGGACTCTGCGAAACGTCGATGGCCACATTTGACAGCAGAGCCGGCGAAACGGGCCTTGCCAAGGAATTAGGCGCGTTGATCACAGCTTCTCACGTATCAATGAGAGATCTTTACGAGGCCACCGTGCCAGAAGTGGACGACCTTCAATCACTTTGCTTACAATGCGGGTCGTTAGGATCACGTCAGACAG GCGGTGGATGGGGAGGCGCTGTGATCTCGCTTCTTCCGGCGGATCGAGCGAGCGATTTCCTCAGAAAAGTCAGGAAGATGTATGGCCTTTATAGAGGTCTTTCGGTAGATGAGTTAGACAAGGCTGCATTTATAAGCGTTCCTGGATCAGGCGCTGGCT TCTATCCATTGATGGAGGGGAGCAAGATAGTATAG